The following proteins are co-located in the Vigna angularis cultivar LongXiaoDou No.4 chromosome 2, ASM1680809v1, whole genome shotgun sequence genome:
- the LOC108329324 gene encoding ras-related protein RABD2a: MNPEYDYLFKLLLIGDSGVGKSCLLLRFADDSYIESYISTIGVDFKIRTVEQDGKTIKLQIWDTAGQERFRTITSSYYRGAHGIIIVYDVTDEDSFNNVKQWLSEIDRYASDSVNKLLVGNKCDLTENRAVSYDTAKAFADEIGIPFMETSAKDATNVEQAFMAMSASIKDRMASQPANNARPPTVQIRGQPVAQKGGCCSS; the protein is encoded by the exons ATGAATCCCGAGTA TGATTATCTGTTCAAGCTCCTTCTTATTGGAGACTCCGGTGTTGGTAAATCATGTCTTCTTCTGAGATTTGCA GATGATTCATACATAGAGAGCTACATCAGCACCATTGGAGTTGATTTT AAAATACGTACAGTTGAGCAGGATGGAAAGACCATCAAACTCCAAATC TGGGACACAGCTGGGCAAGAACGATTTAGGACAATCACCAGTAGCTACTACCGTGGAGCCCATGGGATCATT ATTGTTTATGATGTGACAGATGAAGACAGTTTCAATAATGTGAAGCAGTGGCTCAGTGAAATTGACCGCTATGCAAGTGATAGTGTTAACAAGCTTTTGGTTGGCAACAAGTGCGATCTGACAGAAAATAGAGCTGTGTCATATGATACAGCTAAA GCATTTGCAGATGAAATAGGCATACCTTTTATGGAAACAAGTGCTAAAGATGCTACAAACGTTGAACAAGCTTTCATGGCAATGTCTGCATCAATCAAGGATAG AATGGCAAGCCAACCTGCAAATAATGCAAGGCCTCCAACAGTGCAGATCAGGGGGCAGCCAGTTGCACAGAAAGGTGGATGCTGCTCTTCCTAA